The proteins below come from a single Salinilacihabitans rarus genomic window:
- a CDS encoding endonuclease III domain-containing protein, whose protein sequence is MSEEPDPEPAVNISGGPDGGGAAAEFDPAAADTRAEAVVDRLGELYWTKTYGGRDGFECLVRTILSQNTSDVASQPAHDALIERYGGADADLADALADAERSVLAETISSAGLYNRKSKTLIEVAEWVVAEFGSAAAFDAFARDGDPEEVRETLLSVRGVGPKTADCVLLFAGGRAGVFPVDTHVHRIYRRMGVAPADADHEGVREVLEADVPAAKCGFGHTATIQFGREYCTARKPACLDDPEACPLADLCEQVGVYPETGEVVDPAAAPEAD, encoded by the coding sequence ATGAGCGAGGAGCCAGATCCCGAACCCGCCGTGAACATCAGCGGCGGGCCGGACGGCGGCGGGGCCGCCGCCGAGTTCGACCCCGCGGCGGCCGACACCCGCGCCGAGGCCGTCGTCGACCGGCTGGGCGAACTGTACTGGACGAAGACCTACGGCGGCCGCGACGGCTTCGAGTGTCTCGTCCGGACGATCCTCAGCCAGAACACGAGCGACGTGGCGAGCCAGCCGGCACACGACGCGCTGATCGAGCGCTACGGCGGTGCGGACGCGGATCTGGCCGACGCCCTCGCCGACGCCGAGCGGAGCGTCCTCGCCGAGACGATCAGTTCCGCGGGCCTGTACAACCGGAAGTCGAAGACGCTGATCGAGGTGGCCGAGTGGGTCGTCGCGGAGTTCGGCTCCGCGGCGGCGTTCGACGCGTTCGCCAGGGACGGCGACCCCGAGGAGGTCCGCGAGACGCTGCTGTCGGTCCGCGGCGTCGGCCCGAAGACCGCCGACTGCGTGTTGCTGTTCGCCGGCGGCCGCGCGGGGGTCTTCCCCGTCGACACCCACGTCCACCGGATCTACCGCCGGATGGGCGTCGCGCCGGCCGACGCCGACCACGAGGGGGTCCGCGAGGTCCTCGAAGCCGACGTGCCGGCCGCGAAGTGCGGCTTCGGTCACACCGCGACGATCCAGTTCGGCCGCGAGTACTGCACGGCCCGGAAGCCGGCCTGTCTCGACGACCCCGAGGCGTGTCCGCTGGCGGACCTGTGCGAGCAGGTCGGCGTCTACCCCGAGACGGGCGAGGTCGTCGACCCCGCGGCGGCGCCCGAGGCCGACTGA
- a CDS encoding EamA family transporter, producing MSQHAVVLAVVAMLGWGVWTVLANEATRTIDPEIAMVLSYATGVAVALGYVAVRGEPVTLERTGVGLALAAGVFAGIGAVAFYAGLSYGRASVVTTVSALYFVVAAVLGVLVLGETLVLKDAAGIAFAVLAVLLLAN from the coding sequence ATGAGCCAACACGCGGTCGTCCTCGCCGTCGTCGCCATGCTCGGCTGGGGGGTCTGGACCGTCCTCGCGAACGAGGCGACGCGGACGATCGATCCCGAGATCGCCATGGTGCTGTCGTACGCGACCGGCGTCGCCGTCGCGCTGGGGTACGTCGCGGTCCGGGGCGAGCCGGTCACCCTCGAACGGACCGGCGTCGGCCTCGCGCTCGCGGCCGGCGTCTTCGCCGGGATCGGCGCCGTCGCCTTCTACGCCGGACTCTCCTACGGGCGGGCGAGCGTCGTCACGACCGTCTCGGCGCTGTACTTCGTCGTCGCGGCCGTCCTCGGCGTGCTGGTCCTCGGCGAGACCCTCGTCCTGAAGGACGCCGCGGGCATCGCCTTCGCCGTCCTCGCGGTCCTGTTGCTCGCGAACTGA
- a CDS encoding YbjQ family protein: protein MDEITITTTDSLDGYEVVEYLGVVSGEAIIGANVVSDIAAGIRDVVGGRSGSYEKKVEAGREEAIADLRAEAADLGADAVVGATFDYEEMAEGMLWVNLSGTAVETRRE, encoded by the coding sequence ATGGACGAGATCACCATCACGACGACGGACAGTCTCGACGGGTACGAAGTAGTGGAGTACCTCGGCGTCGTCTCGGGAGAGGCGATCATCGGTGCGAACGTGGTGAGCGACATCGCCGCCGGCATCCGGGACGTCGTCGGCGGGCGGAGCGGTTCCTACGAGAAGAAGGTCGAGGCCGGCCGCGAGGAGGCCATCGCCGACCTCCGGGCGGAGGCGGCGGACCTCGGCGCGGACGCCGTCGTCGGCGCGACGTTCGACTACGAGGAGATGGCAGAGGGAATGCTGTGGGTCAACCTCTCCGGGACCGCCGTCGAGACGCGCCGGGAGTAG
- a CDS encoding beta-CASP ribonuclease aCPSF1: MSTVEQQLDDLKAEITSELPSDISVSSVKYEGPELVVYTRDPKKFARQGDLIRKLASKLRKRITVRPDPSVLSRPGDAREQIMDVIPDEAGVTDLDFHADTGEVVIEAEKPGMVIGRHGSTLREITKTVGWTPEVVRTPPIESSTVSNVRNFLKQERDDRRDILEKVGRQIHREEMSDDEYVRITTLGCCREVGRASFILSTPETRILIDCGDKPGAEGEVPYLHVPEALGAGAQNLDAVVLTHAHLDHSALIPLLFKYGYDGPIYCTEPTRDLMGLLTLDYLDVAAKEGRSPPYESEQVREAIKHTIPLEYGDVTDIAPDVKLTFHNAGHILGSAVSHFHIGDGLYNVAFSGDIHYEDTRLFNGAVNDFPRVETLVMESTYGGRNDYQTDQEDSERKLKQIIRETAERGGKVLIPAFAVGRSQEIMLVLEEAMREGEIPSMPVHLDGMIWEATAIHTTYPEYLRDDLRDRIFHEDENPFLADEFNHIDGGEEERQDVADGDPSIILSTSGMVTGGPIMSWLGHIGPDPDSTMVFVGYQAQGTLGRRIQNGWDEIPVSEVGRMGRNGGNGRGTLSLDVDVETVDGFSGHADRAGLENFVKTMNPRPEKVLCVHGDERSTQDLSSALYHKFNMRTFAPKNLETFRFL, translated from the coding sequence ATGAGCACTGTAGAGCAGCAACTCGACGATCTGAAAGCAGAGATCACGAGCGAGTTACCGAGCGACATCTCGGTCTCCTCGGTGAAGTACGAGGGCCCCGAACTGGTGGTCTACACCCGGGATCCGAAGAAGTTCGCCCGACAGGGCGACCTGATCCGCAAACTCGCGAGCAAACTGCGCAAGCGGATCACGGTCCGGCCGGACCCGAGTGTCCTCTCGCGGCCCGGCGACGCCCGCGAGCAGATCATGGACGTCATCCCCGACGAGGCCGGCGTCACCGACCTCGACTTCCACGCCGACACCGGCGAGGTCGTCATCGAGGCCGAGAAGCCGGGCATGGTGATCGGCCGTCACGGCTCGACCCTGCGCGAGATCACCAAGACCGTCGGCTGGACCCCCGAGGTCGTCCGCACGCCGCCCATCGAGTCGTCGACCGTCTCGAACGTCCGGAACTTCCTCAAACAGGAGCGCGACGACCGCCGGGACATCCTAGAGAAGGTGGGCCGACAGATCCACCGCGAGGAGATGTCCGACGACGAGTACGTCCGCATCACGACCCTCGGCTGCTGCCGCGAGGTCGGCCGCGCCTCCTTTATCCTCTCGACGCCCGAGACGCGCATCCTCATCGACTGCGGGGACAAACCCGGCGCCGAGGGCGAGGTGCCGTACCTCCACGTCCCCGAGGCGCTCGGCGCGGGCGCCCAGAACTTGGACGCCGTCGTGCTCACCCACGCCCACCTCGACCACTCCGCGCTCATCCCGCTTTTGTTCAAGTACGGCTACGACGGCCCCATCTACTGTACCGAACCCACCCGCGACCTGATGGGCCTGCTCACCCTCGACTACCTCGACGTCGCGGCCAAGGAGGGCCGCTCTCCGCCCTACGAGTCCGAGCAGGTCCGCGAGGCGATCAAACACACGATCCCGCTGGAGTACGGCGACGTCACCGACATCGCGCCCGACGTCAAACTCACCTTCCACAACGCCGGCCACATCCTCGGCTCGGCCGTCTCGCACTTCCACATCGGGGACGGCCTCTACAACGTCGCCTTCTCCGGCGACATCCACTACGAGGACACCCGCCTGTTCAACGGCGCGGTCAACGACTTCCCGCGGGTGGAGACGCTCGTGATGGAGTCGACCTACGGCGGGCGCAACGACTACCAGACCGACCAGGAGGACTCCGAGCGCAAACTCAAGCAGATCATCAGGGAGACCGCCGAGCGCGGCGGGAAGGTTCTCATCCCGGCGTTCGCGGTCGGTCGCTCCCAGGAGATCATGCTCGTCCTGGAGGAGGCGATGCGCGAGGGCGAGATTCCCTCGATGCCCGTCCACCTCGACGGCATGATCTGGGAGGCGACCGCCATCCACACCACCTACCCCGAGTACCTCCGGGACGACCTGCGCGACCGCATCTTCCACGAGGACGAGAACCCCTTCCTCGCCGACGAGTTCAACCACATCGACGGCGGCGAGGAGGAGCGTCAGGACGTCGCCGACGGCGACCCCTCCATCATCCTCTCGACCTCCGGGATGGTCACCGGCGGCCCCATCATGTCGTGGCTCGGCCACATCGGCCCCGACCCGGACTCGACGATGGTCTTCGTCGGCTACCAGGCCCAGGGCACCCTCGGCCGACGCATCCAGAACGGCTGGGACGAGATTCCCGTCAGCGAGGTCGGCCGGATGGGACGCAACGGCGGCAACGGCCGCGGCACCCTCTCGCTGGACGTCGACGTCGAGACGGTCGACGGCTTCTCCGGCCACGCCGACCGCGCCGGCCTCGAGAACTTCGTGAAGACGATGAACCCCCGCCCCGAGAAGGTGCTCTGTGTCCACGGCGACGAACGCTCCACCCAGGACCTCTCCTCGGCGCTGTACCACAAGTTCAACATGCGCACCTTCGCGCCGAAGAACTTGGAGACGTTCCGCTTCCTCTGA
- the nucS gene encoding endonuclease NucS, whose protein sequence is MTASEREPPVRTLEAPSPEAARDAIDDGIARGALVTVFGRCTVDYDGRASSTLDAGDRHVMLKPDGAALVHTAEGQQPVNWQPPGCEHEAFCADGALCLRSLRSTPDERLLVTFERVVQVSTFAMDDPGELALVGTEADLRDRILDDPDLLEPGFTPLATERDTSAGAIDVYGEDDDGNAVVVELKRRRVGPDAVSQLRRYVDALSRDLHADAAVRGILVAPSVTDRAERLLARHGLEFVPLEPTVGD, encoded by the coding sequence GTGACCGCGAGCGAACGAGAGCCCCCGGTTCGAACCCTCGAAGCGCCCTCGCCCGAGGCCGCCCGCGACGCGATCGACGACGGGATCGCCCGCGGCGCGCTCGTCACCGTCTTCGGCCGGTGTACCGTCGACTACGACGGCCGGGCGTCGAGCACGCTCGACGCCGGCGACAGGCACGTCATGCTCAAGCCCGACGGCGCGGCGCTGGTCCACACCGCCGAGGGCCAGCAGCCGGTGAACTGGCAGCCCCCCGGCTGCGAGCACGAGGCGTTCTGCGCCGACGGCGCGCTGTGCCTGCGCAGCCTTCGCTCGACGCCCGACGAGCGCCTGCTCGTCACCTTCGAACGGGTCGTCCAGGTGTCGACGTTCGCGATGGACGACCCCGGCGAACTCGCGTTGGTCGGCACCGAGGCGGACCTCCGCGACCGCATCCTCGACGACCCCGACCTGCTCGAACCGGGATTTACCCCCCTCGCGACCGAGCGCGACACGTCCGCCGGCGCCATCGACGTCTACGGCGAGGACGACGACGGGAACGCCGTCGTCGTCGAACTCAAGCGCCGCCGGGTCGGCCCCGACGCCGTGAGCCAACTGCGCCGGTACGTCGACGCCCTCTCGCGGGACCTCCACGCCGACGCCGCGGTCCGCGGGATTCTCGTGGCCCCATCCGTGACCGACCGGGCCGAGCGGCTGCTGGCCCGCCACGGCCTCGAATTCGTCCCGCTCGAGCCGACGGTCGGCGACTGA
- the mutS gene encoding DNA mismatch repair protein MutS: MDPALGPPEAMAERREELTPMMAQYHDLCARYDDAIVLFQVGDFYETFCGAAERTARLLELTLTSREDSTGEYPMTGIPVDNAASYIEELLEAGYRVAVADQVEEPGESPGVVERAVTRVITPGTLTEDELLSSADNNFVAAVAREDGELGLALLDVSTGDFLATGATSREAIADEVSRFDPAEAVVGPDAPAALFPDDCMVTPFEAAAFDRERAGERVAAYFGDPDALLAGDAEIRACGALLAYAEYARGGAAGEEDGDADGNEDDADGDGRRLEYLTHLTRYDPREYLLLDAVALRSLELFEPRAVHGREDATLVGVLDETACALGSRKLRDWIRRPLLDPDRIEARLDAVEELTGAVRTRERLHGLLRDVYDLERLIGRISRERANARDLRSLRDTLAVVPEVRAELADAESDRLRDLRDALDPLADVRDLIDRAIVADPPLEITEGGIVAEGYDEDLDRLRETARDGKRWIDDLEERERERTGIDSLKVGYNSVHGYYIEVTNPNLDSVPEDYRRRQTLKNAERFVTPELEEREDEIVRAEGRADEREYELFREVRRTVADEVERVQALAEAVATLDALVSLATVAAEYDYCRPEVVDGDPELAIEAGRHPVVERTQESFVPNDVGLSPDRRLAVITGPNMSGKSTYMRQVALIVLLAQVGSFVPARAARLAPVERIFTRVGASDDIAGGRSTFMVEMDELATILREADERSLVLLDEVGRGTSTADGLAIAQAMAEHLHDEVGATTLFATHHHPLTELAEDLPAAFTLHFEASEADGEVVFHHEIAPGAAEGSYGVEVATAAGVPDPVVERSRELVAAASEAADADAGERRSEGGESATARASDRAPADAAADGGERTAGSDLRSDVGDAPTDVAAELRELDVAHLTPVEALTELDRLKRLLEE, translated from the coding sequence ATGGATCCGGCGCTCGGTCCACCGGAGGCGATGGCCGAACGGCGCGAGGAACTGACGCCGATGATGGCCCAGTACCACGACCTCTGTGCGCGCTACGACGACGCCATCGTCCTCTTTCAGGTCGGCGACTTCTACGAGACCTTCTGTGGCGCCGCCGAGCGCACCGCGCGCCTGCTCGAACTCACGCTCACCAGCCGCGAGGACTCCACCGGCGAGTACCCGATGACCGGCATCCCGGTCGACAACGCCGCCTCCTACATCGAGGAACTGCTGGAGGCCGGCTACCGGGTCGCCGTCGCCGATCAGGTCGAGGAACCCGGCGAGTCCCCCGGCGTCGTCGAGCGGGCGGTCACCCGCGTCATCACCCCCGGGACGCTCACGGAGGACGAACTGCTCTCCAGCGCGGACAACAACTTCGTCGCCGCCGTCGCCCGCGAGGACGGCGAACTCGGACTCGCCCTGCTCGACGTCTCCACTGGCGACTTCCTCGCGACGGGCGCGACCTCGCGGGAGGCCATCGCCGACGAGGTGAGCCGGTTCGACCCCGCCGAGGCCGTCGTCGGCCCCGACGCGCCGGCGGCCCTCTTCCCCGACGACTGCATGGTGACGCCGTTCGAGGCGGCCGCCTTCGACCGCGAGCGGGCCGGCGAGCGCGTCGCCGCCTACTTCGGCGATCCGGACGCGCTGCTGGCCGGCGACGCCGAGATCCGCGCCTGCGGGGCCTTGCTCGCCTACGCGGAGTACGCCCGCGGCGGCGCGGCCGGGGAGGAAGACGGTGACGCGGACGGGAACGAGGACGACGCGGACGGCGACGGCCGCCGCCTCGAGTACCTCACGCACCTGACCCGGTACGACCCGCGGGAGTACCTGCTGCTCGACGCCGTCGCGCTGCGCAGCCTCGAACTGTTCGAACCCCGCGCGGTCCACGGCCGCGAGGACGCCACCCTCGTCGGCGTCCTCGACGAGACCGCCTGCGCGCTCGGGAGCCGCAAACTCCGGGACTGGATCCGCCGGCCGCTGCTCGACCCCGACCGGATCGAGGCGCGACTCGACGCCGTCGAGGAACTGACGGGCGCGGTCCGGACCCGCGAGCGACTCCACGGCCTGCTGCGGGACGTCTACGACCTCGAACGGCTCATCGGGCGGATCTCCCGCGAGCGGGCGAACGCGCGTGACCTGCGCTCGCTGCGGGACACGCTCGCGGTCGTCCCCGAGGTGCGGGCGGAACTCGCCGACGCCGAGTCCGACCGCCTGCGGGACCTCCGCGACGCGCTCGACCCCCTCGCGGACGTGCGCGACCTGATCGACCGGGCGATCGTCGCCGACCCGCCGCTGGAGATCACCGAGGGCGGGATCGTCGCCGAGGGGTACGACGAGGACCTCGACCGCCTGCGCGAGACCGCCCGCGACGGGAAACGCTGGATCGACGACCTCGAAGAGCGCGAGCGCGAGCGGACCGGCATCGACTCCCTGAAGGTCGGCTACAACTCCGTTCACGGCTACTACATCGAGGTGACCAACCCGAACCTCGACTCGGTGCCCGAGGACTACCGGCGCCGCCAGACGCTGAAGAACGCAGAGCGGTTCGTCACGCCCGAACTCGAGGAGCGCGAGGACGAGATCGTTCGCGCGGAGGGCCGGGCCGACGAGCGCGAGTACGAACTGTTCCGCGAGGTCCGCCGGACGGTCGCCGACGAGGTCGAGCGCGTTCAGGCGCTGGCGGAGGCGGTCGCGACGCTCGACGCGCTGGTCTCGCTGGCGACCGTCGCCGCCGAGTACGACTACTGCCGGCCGGAGGTCGTCGACGGCGACCCCGAACTCGCGATCGAGGCCGGACGCCACCCGGTCGTCGAGCGCACCCAGGAGTCGTTCGTCCCGAACGACGTCGGCCTCTCGCCGGACCGGCGGCTGGCGGTCATCACCGGCCCCAACATGTCGGGGAAGTCGACGTACATGCGGCAGGTGGCGCTGATCGTCCTGCTCGCGCAGGTGGGGAGTTTCGTCCCCGCGCGGGCGGCCCGCCTCGCGCCCGTCGAGCGGATCTTCACCCGCGTCGGCGCCAGCGACGACATCGCGGGCGGTCGGTCGACGTTCATGGTCGAGATGGACGAACTCGCGACGATCCTCCGGGAGGCCGACGAGCGCTCGCTGGTCCTGCTCGACGAGGTCGGCCGCGGGACGAGCACGGCCGACGGCCTCGCCATCGCGCAGGCGATGGCCGAGCACCTCCACGACGAGGTGGGCGCGACGACGCTGTTCGCGACCCACCACCACCCCCTCACCGAACTCGCCGAGGACCTCCCGGCCGCGTTCACCCTCCACTTCGAGGCGAGCGAGGCGGACGGCGAGGTCGTCTTCCACCACGAGATCGCCCCCGGCGCCGCCGAGGGCTCCTACGGCGTCGAGGTCGCCACCGCGGCCGGCGTCCCCGACCCCGTCGTCGAACGATCGCGGGAACTCGTCGCGGCGGCGAGCGAGGCGGCCGACGCGGACGCCGGCGAACGCCGGAGCGAGGGCGGGGAGTCCGCGACGGCCCGCGCGTCCGACCGGGCGCCCGCCGACGCGGCGGCCGACGGCGGCGAGCGAACCGCCGGGTCGGACCTTCGCTCCGACGTCGGCGACGCCCCCACCGACGTCGCGGCCGAACTCCGGGAACTCGACGTGGCCCACCTGACGCCGGTCGAGGCGCTCACGGAACTCGACCGGCTGAAGCGCCTGCTGGAGGAGTGA
- the gvpO gene encoding gas vesicle protein GvpO, halophile-type, which produces MAEADAQSDSEPERCKALTAEGERCSRPARENGFCYQHDESDPTVSETETESEGEPDDQSTAAAESEVDPSGVETTDPGDVDTSDLDVEVDDERVEGLLAVRRTVERTAGQIIGRKFDGVSEITPTEDGWRAVVEVVERSSIPDTMDVLGRYEVDLTEDGVIEGYRRIDRYRRGDTVEYESG; this is translated from the coding sequence ATGGCCGAAGCAGACGCGCAATCCGACTCCGAACCCGAGCGGTGTAAGGCGCTGACAGCCGAGGGTGAGCGCTGTTCGCGACCGGCCCGGGAGAACGGCTTCTGTTACCAGCACGACGAGAGTGATCCGACAGTGAGCGAAACCGAAACCGAGAGCGAAGGGGAACCGGACGACCAGAGCACCGCCGCGGCCGAGAGCGAGGTCGACCCAAGCGGCGTCGAGACCACCGATCCCGGCGACGTCGACACGAGCGACCTCGACGTCGAGGTCGACGACGAGCGGGTCGAGGGCCTGCTCGCGGTCCGCCGGACGGTCGAGCGGACCGCCGGGCAGATCATCGGCCGGAAGTTCGACGGCGTAAGCGAGATCACGCCCACCGAGGACGGCTGGCGCGCCGTCGTCGAGGTGGTCGAGCGCTCCTCGATCCCCGACACCATGGACGTCCTCGGCCGCTACGAGGTCGACCTGACCGAGGACGGCGTCATCGAGGGCTACCGCCGGATCGACCGCTACCGCCGGGGCGACACCGTCGAGTACGAGTCCGGCTGA
- the gvpA gene encoding gas vesicle protein GvpA, with protein MAQPTRRPDSSSLAEVLDRILDKGVVIDVWARVSVVGIELLTVEARVVVASVDTFLHYAKEISKIERATAEGDMESLEELDIETRPESSPITAEMQQQG; from the coding sequence ATGGCACAACCAACGCGCCGGCCGGACTCCTCGAGCCTCGCGGAGGTACTCGATCGCATCCTCGACAAGGGCGTCGTCATCGACGTCTGGGCGCGCGTCTCCGTCGTGGGGATCGAGCTCCTCACAGTCGAGGCGCGAGTCGTCGTGGCGTCGGTGGACACCTTCCTCCACTACGCCAAGGAGATATCGAAGATCGAACGGGCGACCGCCGAGGGGGACATGGAGTCCCTCGAGGAACTCGATATCGAGACCCGTCCCGAGTCGTCGCCGATCACGGCGGAGATGCAACAGCAGGGCTAG
- a CDS encoding GvpL/GvpF family gas vesicle protein, producing the protein MNESARSEANSRYVYGIVRDEDAVEFETDAVRGGERVYPITHGRLAAIVSDVDTTDPEETDEDAKRHDEVLREIMEHDGGRTVVPMQFGMAFESDRALKNVLRGARPAFRRAMRDVRGAVELGLKIVRDEDDAVDREAVAAAVDDELAPLAEDAVDGDLFSDRLVYNRTFLVARDDREAFDEAVARLEDEHDDLTFRYSGPFAPYSFVDVHVGAQ; encoded by the coding sequence ATGAACGAGTCAGCACGGTCCGAGGCGAACAGCCGGTACGTCTACGGGATCGTTCGCGACGAGGACGCCGTCGAGTTCGAGACCGACGCCGTCCGCGGCGGCGAGCGCGTCTACCCGATCACCCACGGCCGGCTGGCGGCCATCGTCTCGGACGTCGACACGACCGATCCCGAGGAGACCGACGAGGACGCCAAGCGTCACGACGAGGTGCTCCGGGAGATCATGGAACACGACGGCGGGCGAACGGTCGTCCCGATGCAGTTCGGCATGGCCTTCGAGAGCGACCGGGCGCTGAAGAACGTCCTCCGGGGCGCGCGCCCGGCGTTCCGGCGGGCCATGCGCGACGTGCGGGGGGCGGTCGAACTCGGCCTGAAGATCGTCCGCGACGAGGACGACGCCGTCGACCGGGAGGCGGTCGCCGCGGCCGTCGACGACGAACTCGCCCCGCTCGCCGAGGACGCCGTCGACGGCGACCTGTTCAGCGACCGCCTCGTCTACAATCGGACGTTCCTCGTCGCCCGCGACGACCGGGAGGCCTTCGACGAGGCCGTCGCGCGCCTCGAAGACGAACACGACGACCTGACGTTCCGGTACTCGGGCCCGTTCGCCCCGTACAGCTTCGTCGACGTCCACGTGGGGGCCCAGTGA
- the gvpF gene encoding gas vesicle protein GvpF — MFVLDDLLFRPFVGIVDALHTMALDELYDVDAIEDDLKENQLLYELGERSEEEYRRRKEELETELEIAREVHEELTSGRVQVKR; from the coding sequence ATGTTCGTCCTCGACGACCTCCTGTTCCGGCCGTTCGTCGGCATCGTCGACGCCCTGCACACGATGGCGCTCGACGAACTGTACGACGTCGACGCCATCGAGGACGACCTCAAGGAGAACCAGTTGCTGTACGAACTCGGCGAGCGCTCCGAGGAGGAGTACCGCCGACGGAAGGAGGAACTGGAGACGGAACTCGAAATCGCCCGCGAGGTCCACGAGGAACTCACCAGCGGCCGCGTCCAGGTGAAACGATAA
- a CDS encoding Hsp20/alpha crystallin family protein, protein MVDDPPDDPPDEPTDDRRDGNWIASLLDALERLDRYSSSEHRGRGRRFDYDVSIRTGLDAIDDRRRDPEEGGPPGRRPSGTRPSAPERGSSGRTASADRYNLTTRRHGDELLVTADVAGVDPDDVTVGFDDDVLVVAVEDRPLERVDLPWEGSTAEARVNNGVLTVRARPADD, encoded by the coding sequence ATGGTAGACGACCCACCCGACGACCCGCCAGACGAACCGACCGACGACCGTCGCGACGGCAACTGGATCGCCAGTCTGCTGGACGCGCTAGAGCGCCTCGACCGGTACTCGTCGTCCGAGCACCGCGGCCGGGGCCGGCGCTTCGACTACGACGTCTCGATCCGGACGGGCCTCGACGCGATCGACGACCGGCGCCGCGACCCCGAGGAAGGGGGCCCGCCCGGGCGTCGCCCGTCGGGGACCCGACCGTCCGCGCCGGAACGGGGGTCGTCGGGGCGAACCGCCAGCGCGGACCGGTACAACCTCACGACCCGCCGCCACGGGGACGAACTGCTCGTCACGGCGGACGTCGCCGGCGTCGACCCCGACGACGTCACCGTCGGCTTCGACGACGACGTGCTGGTCGTCGCCGTCGAGGATCGGCCGCTCGAACGCGTCGACCTGCCGTGGGAGGGGTCGACGGCCGAGGCGCGGGTCAACAACGGCGTGCTCACCGTCCGGGCGAGGCCAGCCGATGACTGA
- a CDS encoding gas vesicle protein GvpJ has translation MLLDKGIVINADVAVSIGDTQLLGIQIRAAIASFETAAKYGLEFPEGTDMRRVAEAAGDPELAERERPAAPVDPTRGVNVTAEGDDEEDGDGEETETANDGGSYGHDGGTERGTEHVGVRPDPGTLGGTGTDLVSDTTKGDPEEWEPNEEDEEAGEGDADEAEADGAEDDPEAEDG, from the coding sequence ATGCTCCTCGACAAGGGAATCGTTATCAACGCCGACGTCGCCGTCTCGATCGGCGACACGCAACTGCTCGGCATCCAGATCCGGGCGGCGATCGCCTCCTTCGAGACGGCCGCGAAGTACGGCCTCGAATTTCCCGAGGGGACGGACATGCGCCGCGTCGCGGAGGCCGCCGGCGATCCCGAACTCGCCGAGCGCGAGCGGCCCGCCGCGCCGGTCGACCCGACCCGCGGGGTGAACGTGACGGCCGAAGGGGACGACGAGGAAGACGGCGACGGCGAGGAGACCGAGACCGCGAACGACGGTGGCTCGTACGGCCACGACGGGGGCACCGAGCGCGGAACCGAACACGTCGGCGTCCGACCCGACCCCGGGACGCTCGGCGGGACGGGGACCGACCTCGTGAGCGACACGACGAAGGGAGACCCCGAGGAGTGGGAGCCAAACGAGGAGGACGAAGAGGCGGGCGAGGGCGACGCCGACGAGGCGGAAGCCGACGGGGCCGAAGACGACCCGGAGGCCGAGGATGGCTAA
- a CDS encoding gas vesicle protein K, which yields MAKIDVGDEADARQGLVTLVVTVVELLVEALEREAVRRMDSGKLSDEDVERLGSQLARIEAEIEQLKRDEGIEEGVADLRGDLDGLVADAIERFDDPEASGPGYTVYGGDEE from the coding sequence ATGGCTAAGATCGACGTCGGCGACGAGGCGGACGCCCGGCAGGGACTCGTCACGCTCGTCGTGACCGTCGTCGAACTACTGGTCGAAGCCCTGGAGCGGGAGGCCGTCCGCCGGATGGACTCCGGGAAGCTCTCCGACGAGGATGTCGAACGTCTCGGGAGCCAACTCGCCCGGATCGAAGCCGAGATCGAACAGTTGAAACGCGACGAGGGGATCGAGGAGGGGGTCGCCGACCTCCGGGGCGACCTCGACGGCCTCGTCGCGGACGCCATCGAACGCTTCGACGATCCGGAGGCAAGCGGGCCGGGCTACACCGTCTACGGGGGTGACGAGGAGTGA